A single window of Zea mays cultivar B73 chromosome 10, Zm-B73-REFERENCE-NAM-5.0, whole genome shotgun sequence DNA harbors:
- the LOC103641772 gene encoding ABC transporter B family member 15, with amino-acid sequence MVDAPAPAGSTAAAKEKASALELVRYADARDWCLMALGALGSFGDGMMQPLSMLVLGDIVNSYGGAGTADSAFSSSAVDKFALRLLYVAVAVGACAFLEGLCWTQTAERQASRMRRLYLEAVLRQQVEFFDTSGPASQGTTFRVISTISDDADTIQDFLAEKLPNVLANITLFFGTLAVAFVFAWRLALAGLPFTLLFVVPSVYLGKRMAAAAGQARAAYQEAGGVAEQAVSSIRTVASYRGERRELERFGRALARSTALGIKQGLIKGVVIGSMGVIYAVWSFMSWIGSVLVIRFHAQGGHVFVASICIVLAGMSIMVALPNLRYFVDAATAAARMREMIDKLQPLETEGKKGTAMENIRGQITFKDVHFSYPSRPDTRVLHAVNLTISEGATVGLVGGSGSGKSTILSLLQRFYSQDSGEILLDGIDIGTLNVEWLRSQIGLVSQEPVLFATTIRENILFGNEAASLKQVVVAAKMANAHDFITKLPHGYDTNVGQFGTQLSGGQKQRIAIARALIRDPKILLLDEATSALDSESERAVQDALDRASVGRTTVVVAHRLSTVRKADMIAVLDAGRVVERGTHDELLGAEAGEGGGFYARMAMLQRASVAREERQRVVEVEPESNRVSFRSVEIMSVPSDFHPSPVPSFRSVERSVEMEDEKVDGRDTARGRKPSQLRLLKMNRPEWKQALLGCAGAIVFGAVLPLYSYSLGALPEVYFLGDDDLIRSKTRLYSLVFFGIAIVCITANIVQHYNFAVMGERLTERVRGQMFAKILSFEVGWFDEDENSSAAVCARLATQATKVRSLVGDRMCLLVQASANAALGFSLALALSWRLAVVMMAMHPLVIASFYFKKVLMTALSKKAKKAQVQGSQLASEAVVNHRTITAFSSQRRMLRLYEAAHEAPRKDNRVQSWYSGFCLSLCQFSNTGSMALALWYGGRLMAKGLITPTHLFQVFFMLMTMGRVIADAGSLTSDLAKGGDAVRSILDTLDREPMIQDDGDEADGPRKKRKQQQQQKEMKGTIEFRDVHFSYPTRPGTTVLDGFSLEIGAGKTVALVGPSGSGKSTVIGLIERFYDVQKGSVLIDGRDIRSCSLAHLRSHVALVSQEPTLFSGTIRDNIVYGDEHATEDEVTSAAKLANAHEFISAMEGGYDARVGERGAQLSGGQKQRIALARAILKNARVLLLDEATSALDTVSERLVQDAIDRMLQGRTCVVVAHRLSTVQKVDMIAVVRGGKVAERGRHGELIAVGPGGIYYNLMKLQLGRSPCLSPPK; translated from the exons ATGGTCGACGCTCCGGCACCGGCAGGCTCGACGGCCGCGGCCaaggagaaggcctcggccctggaGCTGGTCCGCTACGCCGACGCGCGGGACTGGTGCCTCATGGCGCTGGGCGCGCTAGGCAGCTTCGGCGACGGCATGATGCAGCCGCTCTCCATGCTCGTGCTCGGTGACATCGTCAACAGCTACGGCGGCGCCGGGACCGCCGACAGCGCCTTCAGCTCCAGCGCCGTCGACAAG TTCGCGCTTCGGTTGCTGTACGTCGCGGTTGCCGTGGGCGCCTGCGCTTTCCTAG AGGGGCTGTGCTGGACGCAGACCGCGGAGCGGCAGGCGTCCAGGATGAGGCGGCTGTACCTGGAGGCCGTCCTGCGGCAGCAGGTGGAGTTCTTCGACACGTCCGGGCCGGCCTCGCAGGGCACCACGTTCAGGGTCATCTCCACCATCTCCGACGACGCCGACACCATCCAGGACTTCCTCGCCGAGAAG CTGCCCAACGTCCTGGCAAACATTACGCTCTTCTTCGGCACGCTGGCCGTGGCCTTCGTCTTCGCGTGGCGGCTAGCGCTCGCGGGCCTCCCGTTCACGCTCCTCTTCGTGGTCCCGAGCGTGTACCTGGGCAAGCGAATGGCCGCCGCGGCGGGGCAGGCGCGCGCGGCGTACCAGGAGGCGGGCGGCGTCGCCGAGCAGGCGGTGTCGTCCATCCGGACCGTGGCGTCGTACCGCGGGGAGCGGCGGGAGCTGGAGCGGTTCGGGCGCGCCCTGGCCCGGAGCACCGCGCTCGGCATCAAGCAGGGGCTCATCAAGGGCGTCGTCATCGGGAGCATGGGCGTCATATACGCCGTGTGGTCCTTCATGTCCTGGATCGGCAGCGTCCTGGTCATCCGTTTCCACGCGCAGGGCGGTCACGTCTTCGTCGCCTCCATCTGCATCGTCTTGGCCGGAAT GTCCATCATGGTGGCTCTGCCAAACCTGCGTTACTTCGTCGacgcggcgacggcggcggcacgGATGCGCGAAATGATCGACAAGCTGCAGCCTCTCGAGACGGAGGGCAAGAAGGGCACCGCCATGGAGAACATCAGGGGCCAGATCACGTTCAAGGACGTGCATTTCTCGTACCCGTCAAGGCCTGACACGCGGGTGCTCCACGCCGTGAATCTCACCATCTCCGAGGGCGCCACCGTCGGCCTCGTCGGCGGCAGCGGGTCCGGGAAGTCCACCATCCTCTCGTTGCTGCAGAGGTTCTACAGCCAGGACTCGGGGGAGATACTACTGGACGGCATCGACATCGGCACGCTCAACGTCGAGTGGCTCAGGAGCCAGATCGGCCTGGTGAGCCAGGAGCCGGTGCTGTTCGCCACGACCATCAGGGAGAACATCCTGTTCGGCAACGAGGCGGCCTCGCTGAAGCAAGTCGTCGTGGCGGCGAAGATGGCCAATGCTCACGATTTCATCACCAAATTGCCCCATGGATACGATACCAAT GTCGGGCAGTTCGGGACGCAGCTGTCGGGAGGTCAGAAGCAGCGCATCGCCATCGCCCGCGCGCTCATCAGGGACCCCAAGATCCTGCTCCTCGACGAGGCGACTAGCGCGCTGGACTCCGAGTCGGAGCGCGCGGTGCAGGACGCGCTGGACCGGGCGTCCGTGGGCCGGACGACCGTCGTCGTGGCGCACCGCCTCTCCACGGTCCGCAAGGCCGACATGATCGCGGTGCTCGACGCGGGCCGCGTGGTGGAGCGCGGCACGCACGACGAGCTCCTCGGCGCGGAGGCCGGCGAAGGCGGCGGCTTCTACGCGCGGATGGCGATGCTGCAGAGGGCGTCCGTGGCGAGGGAGGAACGCCAGCGGGTGGTGGAAGTAGAGCCGGAGAGCAACAGGGTGTCGTTCCGTAGCGTTGAGATCATGTCGGTGCCCAGCGACTTCCACCCAAGCCCGGTGCCGTCGTTCAGGTCGGTGGAACGGTCCGTGGAAATGGAAGACGAAAAGGTCGACGGACGCGACACGGCGCGCGGCAGAAAGCCGTCGCAGCTCCGCCTGCTCAAGATGAACCGGCCGGAATGGAAGCAAGCTCTGCTCGGGTGCGCCGGTGCCATCGTCTTCGGTGCGGTGTTGCCGCTCTACTCTTACAGCCTCGGAGCTTTGCCGGAGGTGTATTTTCTCGGCGACGACGACCTCATCCGTTCAAAGACCAG GCTGTACTCCCTCGTCTTCTTCGGCATCGCCATCGTCTGCATCACGGCGAACATCGTGCAGCACTACAACTTCGCCGTCATGGGCGAGCGCCTGACGGAGCGCGTCCGTGGACAGATGTTCGCCAAGATACTCTCCTTCGAGGTCGGGTGGTTCGACGAGGACGAGAACTCAAGCGCCGCGGTGTGCGCGCGGCTGGCCACGCAGGCCACAAAGGTCCGGTCCCTCGTCGGTGACCGCATGTGCCTCCTGGTGCAGGCGTCCGCCAACGCGGCGCTAGGTTTCTCCCTTGCGCTCGCCCTGTCGTGGCGGCTCGCGGTGGTCATGATGGCTATGCATCCACTGGTAATCGCGAGCTTCTACTTCAAGAAGGTGCTGATGACCGCCCTGTCCAAGAAGGCCAAGAAGGCGCAGGTGCAAGGCAGCCAGCTCGCCAGCGAGGCTGTCGTGAACCACCGGACCATCACCGCGTTCTCGTCGCAGCGTCGGATGCTCCGCCTGTACGAGGCCGCGCATGAGGCGCCCAGGAAGGACAACAGGGTGCAGTCGTGGTACTCCGGCTTCTGCCTGTCCCTGTGCCAGTTCAGCAACACGGGCAGCATGGCGCTCGCGCTGTGGTACGGAGGCAGGCTTATGGCCAAGGGCCTCATCACTCCCACGCACCTGTTCCAGGTGTTCTTCATGCTCATGACCATGGGGCGGGTGATCGCAGACGCCGGCAGCTTGACGTCCGACCTAGCCAAGGGCGGTGACGCCGTGCGGTCCATCCTGGACACGCTGGACCGTGAACCGATGATCCAGGATGACGGCGACGAAGCCGACGGACCAAGGAAGAAGAGgaagcaacagcagcagcagaagGAAATGAAAGGCACAATCGAGTTCAGGGACGTGCACTTCAGCTACCCGACGCGGCCGGGGACGACCGTGCTCGATGGGTTCAGCCTCGAGATAGGCGCGGGGAAGACTGTGGCGCTCGTCGGACCGAGCGGATCCGGCAAGTCCACGGTGATCGGGCTGATCGAGCGCTTCTACGACGTGCAGAAAGGCTCGGTGCTGATCGATGGCAGGGACATCAGGAGCTGCAGCCTGGCGCACCTCCGGTCGCACGTCGCGCTCGTCAGCCAGGAGCCGACGCTGTTCTCCGGCACGATCCGCGACAACATAGTGTACGGCGACGAGCACGCCACCGAGGACGAGGTGACTAGTGCCGCCAAGCTTGCCAACGCCcacgagttcatcag CGCGATGGAGGGCGGCTACGACGCGCGCGTCGGGGAGCGAGGGGCGCAGCTGTCcggcgggcagaagcagcggaTCGCGCTGGCGCGTGCGATATTGAAGAACGCGCGGGTCCTGCTGCTGGACGAGGCGACGAGCGCGCTGGACACCGTGTCGGAGAGGCTAGTGCAGGACGCTATCGACAGGATGCTGCAGGGGCGGACGTGTGTGGTGGTGGCACACCGCCTCTCCACGGTGCAGAAGGTAGACATGATTGCGGTGGTGCGGGGCGGGAAGGTGGCGGAGAGAGGGCGGCACGGGGAGCTCATCGCCGTCGGACCTGGAGGGATATACTACAACCTGATGAAGTTGCAACTGGGTAGATCGCCGTGCCTTAGTCCTCCTAAGTAA
- the LOC100285318 gene encoding wax synthase: MATGDLRSLATVAAAVIACMGYARFAARRLRPVLSRLAAFLPVLAVLPFLPLAFRALHPRGISGFFLAWAAEFKLLLLACGQRPLDPSLPLPSFTAIATFPVTLRDPKSSASRPGLGLVESASMAALLAAIVSLYRYEERMNGYVLLTLYSVHVYLALELVLAAAAAASRALMGLELEPQFDRPYLSSSLRDFWGRRWNLSVPALLRQCVFRPVRARLGAAAGVLAAFVVSGLMHEAMFSYLTLLRPTGEAAAFFTLHGACAVAEGWWAAHEGWPRPPRAMATPLTLAFVGVTAFWLFFPPLTRPGADKQAIAECEAMVAFLRDTAAWAVDSAWSVLSSWS, encoded by the coding sequence ATGGCCACCGGCGACCTGCGCAGCCTCGCCACCGTCGCGGCCGCGGTGATCGCGTGCATGGGCTACGCCCGCTTCGCCGCGCGGCGACTCCGCCCGGTCCTGTCCCGCCTTGCAGCGTTCCTCCCGGTGCTCGCCGTCTTGCCTTTCCTCCCGCTCGCCTTCCGTGCGCTCCACCCGCGCGGCATCTCCGGCTTCTTCCTCGCCTGGGCCGCCGAATTCAAACTCCTGCTCCTCGCATGCGGCCAGCGCCCGCTCGATCCGAGCCTCCCGCTGCCCTCCTTCACCGCCATCGCCACCTTCCCCGTCACACTACGGGATCCCAAGAGCTCCGCCTCGAGGCCGGGCCTGGGGCTCGTGGAGTCCGCCTCCATGGCCGCGCTGCTCGCGGCCATCGTGTCGCTGTACCGGTACGAGGAGCGGATGAACGGTTACGTCCTGCTCACGCTCTACTCCGTGCACGTGTACCTCGCGCTCGAGCTCGTCCTggcggcggccgcggcggcgTCGCGCGCGCTGATGGGCCTGGAACTGGAGCCCCAGTTCGACCGGCCCTACCTCTCGTCCTCGCTGCGGGACTTCTGGGGCCGGAGGTGGAACCTCTCCGTTCCGGCGCTGCTCCGCCAGTGCGTGTTCCGCCCCGTGCGCGCGCGCCTCGGCGCCGCCGCGGGTGTGCTAGCTGCGTTCGTCGTCTCGGGCCTCATGCACGAGGCCATGTTCTCCTACCTCACGCTGCTGCGGCCGACGGGGGAGGCGGCCGCGTTCTTCACGCTGCACGGGGCGTGCGCGGTGGCGGAGGGGTGGTGGGCCGCGCACGAGGGGTGGCCGCGGCCGCCGCGCGCCATGGCCACGCCGCTGACACTGGCGTTCGTGGGCGTGACGGCCTTCTGGCTCTTCTTTCCTCCGCTCACAAGGCCCGGCGCGGACAAGCAGGCCATCGCGGAGTGCGAGGCCATGGTCGCTTTTCTGCGGGACACCGCAGCTTGGGCGGTCGACTCCGCCTGGTCAGTCTTGTCAAGCTGGTCGTAA